One genomic region from Candidatus Cloacimonadota bacterium encodes:
- the ruvX gene encoding Holliday junction resolvase RuvX has product MRPPGRVLAVDYGSKRVGLALSDPLQLFAKPLKVISNNGFAGILAEIRSTIAEQDVELLICGIPYAIEGGDTPKTTETKAFLAKLTAALEIRVLPWDERYSTDEAEKELIKLGYDWKKRRPIQDAMAAAMILRSYLETL; this is encoded by the coding sequence GTGAGGCCGCCGGGACGCGTCCTGGCCGTGGATTATGGCAGCAAACGGGTAGGTCTGGCGCTTTCAGACCCGCTGCAGCTTTTTGCCAAACCCCTCAAAGTGATTTCCAACAATGGTTTTGCCGGCATCCTGGCTGAAATCCGCTCCACCATCGCGGAGCAGGATGTGGAGCTGCTTATCTGCGGAATCCCTTATGCAATCGAGGGTGGCGACACTCCCAAGACCACTGAGACCAAGGCTTTTCTGGCCAAACTGACGGCCGCGCTGGAGATTCGCGTGCTGCCCTGGGATGAACGCTACTCCACAGACGAGGCGGAGAAGGAACTGATCAAGCTTGGCTACGACTGGAAAAAGCGCCGCCCCATCCAGGATGCCATGGCTGCCGCCATGATCCTCAGAAGCTATCTGGAAACCCTGTGA